A portion of the Halogeometricum sp. S1BR25-6 genome contains these proteins:
- a CDS encoding redox-regulated ATPase YchF: MSYKIGLVGKPSVGKSSFFNAATMNDVPEGAYPFTTIDPSVGEAYVRVDCAAPEFDETCTPSVGYCDDGTRFVPVKLVDVAGLIPGAHEGKGLGNQFLTDLNEADVLVHVVDFSGETDIEGEATEGHDPREDIDFLEGELDMWYLDILEKGLERYRTGYDGDEKHVEEDLAEQMSAFKTNKDEIKQVVLGLGLSLDPDEWDAEDKEAIAREIRKRTKPMLIAANKMDKPAAQENFAEITSDPEYEHLTFVPASAHAEKALKKAADGGVVDYEPGAADFDIVGDVSDDQEAGLEQIGEFLDAYDGSGVQQSLEAALFDVMGAIAIFPGSANGKSDSEGVFRDCFVLPEGSTTEDFAYHLHSDIGDGLLHGIDVRSKRQVGSDHELAHRDVLEIVTTG, from the coding sequence ATGAGCTACAAGATCGGACTCGTCGGCAAACCCTCCGTCGGCAAGTCCTCTTTCTTCAACGCGGCGACGATGAACGACGTGCCCGAGGGCGCGTACCCGTTCACGACCATCGACCCTTCCGTCGGCGAGGCGTACGTCCGCGTCGACTGCGCGGCCCCCGAGTTCGACGAGACTTGTACCCCCTCGGTGGGTTACTGCGACGACGGCACGCGCTTCGTCCCGGTGAAACTCGTCGACGTGGCCGGTCTCATCCCCGGCGCGCACGAGGGGAAGGGCCTCGGTAACCAGTTTCTCACCGACCTGAACGAGGCGGACGTCCTCGTCCACGTCGTCGACTTCTCCGGCGAGACGGACATCGAGGGCGAGGCCACCGAGGGCCACGACCCGCGCGAGGATATCGACTTCCTGGAGGGCGAACTCGACATGTGGTATCTCGACATCTTGGAGAAGGGACTGGAGCGCTACCGGACGGGATACGACGGCGACGAGAAACACGTCGAGGAGGACCTCGCCGAACAGATGTCGGCGTTCAAGACGAACAAAGACGAGATAAAGCAGGTCGTGCTCGGTCTCGGCCTCTCCTTGGACCCCGACGAGTGGGACGCCGAGGACAAGGAGGCCATCGCCCGCGAGATTCGCAAGCGGACGAAGCCGATGCTCATCGCGGCGAACAAGATGGACAAGCCGGCCGCACAGGAGAACTTCGCGGAGATAACGTCGGACCCCGAGTACGAACACCTCACGTTCGTCCCCGCCAGCGCGCACGCGGAGAAGGCCTTGAAGAAGGCCGCCGACGGGGGCGTCGTCGACTACGAACCGGGCGCGGCCGACTTCGACATCGTCGGCGACGTGAGCGACGACCAGGAGGCGGGACTCGAACAGATCGGGGAGTTCCTCGACGCCTACGACGGGTCGGGAGTTCAGCAGTCGCTGGAGGCCGCCCTGTTCGACGTGATGGGCGCCATCGCCATCTTCCCCGGGAGCGCCAACGGGAAGTCCGACTCGGAGGGGGTGTTCCGCGACTGCTTCGTCCTGCCCGAGGGGTCGACCACCGAGGACTTCGCGTACCACCTGCACTCGGATATCGGCGACGGCCTCCTGCACGGCATCGACGTTCGGTCGAAGCGACAGGTCGGCTCCGACCACGAACTGGCGCACAGGGACGTGCTCGAGATCGTAACGACTGGTTAA
- a CDS encoding helix-turn-helix domain-containing protein, with the protein MYEATFEIVGDGGYTLATAETDASLELWCNEHCDLLHIRGPSAEAVVERVERAVGVRERLDRDGEVLLITDDCLRRREPNAIEAYLVRNDCLLLPPVRYEGGAKLCRVLALDPASLTAVYRELVADGTAVDVRSKRRVNAVAEGSPPSPADLLPDLSPRQYDALRAAVEEGHYEIPRRTTTEELAERLGVGRRTAEEHLRRAENKLVGAVFEHLRGRRGAG; encoded by the coding sequence GTGTACGAGGCGACGTTCGAGATAGTCGGAGACGGCGGCTACACGCTGGCGACGGCGGAGACGGACGCGTCGCTCGAACTGTGGTGCAACGAACACTGCGACCTGTTGCACATCCGCGGGCCGTCCGCCGAGGCGGTGGTCGAACGCGTCGAACGCGCGGTCGGCGTCCGGGAGCGACTCGACAGGGATGGGGAGGTCCTCCTTATCACCGACGACTGCCTGCGGCGGCGGGAACCGAACGCCATCGAGGCGTACCTCGTCCGAAACGACTGCCTCCTGCTCCCGCCCGTCCGCTACGAGGGCGGCGCGAAACTCTGCCGCGTCCTCGCCCTCGACCCCGCGTCGCTGACGGCCGTCTACCGGGAACTCGTCGCCGACGGCACGGCCGTCGACGTGCGGTCGAAGCGGCGCGTGAACGCCGTCGCCGAGGGGTCGCCGCCGTCGCCGGCGGACCTCCTGCCGGACCTCAGCCCGCGCCAGTACGACGCCCTGCGCGCGGCCGTCGAGGAGGGGCACTACGAGATTCCGCGGCGAACGACGACCGAAGAACTGGCCGAACGACTGGGCGTCGGTCGACGGACGGCGGAGGAGCATCTCCGCCGCGCGGAGAACAAACTGGTCGGTGCCGTCTTCGAACACCTCCGCGGCCGTCGCGGCGCGGGGTGA